In Treponema sp. OMZ 798, the following proteins share a genomic window:
- a CDS encoding Rpn family recombination-promoting nuclease/putative transposase, with product MSTANRKYKDSVFVDLFSEDEKAKENFLSLYNALHNTALKNTEQLNNIRLDQVLYMTFYNDVSYLVDNKIIVLAEHQSTINPNMPLRCLEYISRLYETLLESKEKYSRKLLNIPTPEFYVFYNGEETYPSDKTLKLSDAFIEKTTETNLELTVKVININRNNRHPVLENCKTMQEYTVFVETVRRWKKTDSQNGFQKAIEECIQNNILRDYLKRKTKEVINMLLAEYDYETDIAVQRAEEREIAFAEGIERGIERGIERGIEQGIKQGSYQTKLETAKNLKEMGFAVEAITKATGLNIEEINTL from the coding sequence ATGAGTACGGCAAACAGAAAATATAAAGACTCGGTATTTGTTGACCTTTTCAGTGAAGACGAAAAGGCAAAAGAAAATTTTTTATCGCTATATAATGCTTTGCATAATACCGCACTGAAAAATACAGAACAGCTGAACAACATCAGGCTTGATCAGGTCTTGTATATGACATTCTATAATGATGTGTCCTACCTTGTAGATAACAAAATTATAGTTCTGGCGGAGCACCAATCTACGATTAATCCCAACATGCCTTTACGCTGCCTTGAATACATCAGCCGTCTGTATGAAACTCTGCTTGAATCAAAAGAAAAATACAGCCGAAAACTACTTAATATTCCGACGCCCGAATTCTATGTATTTTACAATGGAGAGGAAACTTATCCTTCCGATAAAACATTGAAACTCTCGGATGCTTTCATAGAAAAGACAACAGAAACTAATCTTGAGTTGACTGTTAAGGTAATAAACATAAACCGGAACAATAGGCATCCTGTACTGGAAAACTGCAAAACGATGCAGGAATACACCGTATTTGTAGAAACAGTAAGGAGATGGAAAAAAACTGATTCTCAAAACGGCTTTCAAAAAGCCATTGAGGAGTGTATACAAAACAATATTTTGCGTGATTATTTAAAACGCAAAACTAAGGAGGTAATAAACATGCTGCTCGCCGAATATGATTATGAGACCGATATAGCCGTGCAACGAGCCGAAGAAAGAGAAATCGCATTTGCTGAAGGCATTGAAAGAGGTATTGAACGAGGCATTGAAAGAGGTATTGAACAAGGTATTAAGCAAGGCTCGTATCAAACAAAACTTGAAACGGCAAAAAACTTAAAAGAAATGGGATTTGCCGTAGAAGCTATCACAAAAGCTACAGGGTTAAATATTGAAGAAATAAACACTCTATAG
- a CDS encoding divergent polysaccharide deacetylase family protein, protein MAKKSTKTGKTTKPAKKSGRKRRKKLKINYTAVAAGFLAVCVIMLAVFLFVIPSIKNKDEAGKTQIAKEEVKEQGAKISDKPKETEKLSAPDRPKAAEKPSIKDKPKETEKEAAKNQPKEAEKPVPVNRPKKPENPPITEKPKEQEKEEDAAAYPIQDLPELPSKGKLIFVFDDAGHNLEQLQHFLNLPFPCTIAVLPKLPNSKEAARRIRAAGKELILHQPMQAINPNIDPGPGAVKPGMSREEIKTIVASNVEEIGPIAGMNNHEGSLITSDETAMEAVLELCKEKNIYFLDSRTSSKSVVPQTAKKLNMNTWERAVFLDNKRDKAYMKKRIIDGLEIASQRGEAIMIGHVVTVDLAALLKEMYSDLTREGYTFSTISKSKN, encoded by the coding sequence ATGGCAAAAAAGAGTACAAAGACCGGAAAAACAACTAAGCCGGCAAAAAAATCAGGAAGAAAAAGAAGAAAAAAGTTGAAAATTAACTATACCGCAGTTGCGGCAGGTTTTTTGGCTGTCTGCGTGATAATGCTTGCCGTATTTTTGTTTGTAATTCCTTCCATAAAAAATAAAGATGAAGCAGGGAAGACTCAAATTGCCAAGGAAGAGGTAAAAGAACAAGGAGCTAAAATTTCCGATAAGCCTAAAGAAACGGAGAAACTGTCCGCACCCGATAGGCCTAAAGCAGCAGAAAAACCTTCCATAAAAGATAAACCTAAGGAAACCGAAAAAGAAGCTGCAAAAAATCAGCCTAAAGAAGCCGAAAAGCCGGTCCCGGTAAATCGGCCTAAAAAGCCTGAAAATCCCCCAATCACGGAAAAACCTAAAGAGCAGGAAAAAGAAGAAGATGCCGCGGCCTATCCTATTCAGGACTTACCTGAGCTTCCTTCAAAGGGAAAACTCATCTTTGTGTTTGACGATGCGGGGCATAACTTGGAGCAGTTACAGCATTTTTTGAATTTGCCCTTCCCATGCACCATCGCAGTTTTGCCTAAGCTGCCCAACTCAAAGGAAGCAGCAAGAAGAATAAGAGCGGCCGGAAAGGAGCTCATCCTTCATCAGCCCATGCAGGCCATAAACCCGAACATCGATCCCGGCCCCGGAGCCGTCAAGCCCGGGATGAGCCGTGAAGAGATAAAAACTATTGTAGCTTCCAATGTAGAAGAAATAGGCCCCATAGCCGGAATGAATAATCACGAGGGCTCCCTTATTACCTCTGATGAAACCGCTATGGAAGCAGTCCTTGAATTGTGCAAAGAAAAAAACATCTACTTTTTGGATTCACGCACCAGTTCAAAAAGCGTCGTTCCGCAGACTGCAAAAAAACTGAACATGAACACTTGGGAAAGGGCAGTCTTTCTTGACAATAAGCGGGACAAGGCCTATATGAAAAAACGGATTATAGACGGCTTGGAGATTGCTTCACAAAGAGGAGAAGCGATTATGATAGGCCATGTGGTTACTGTAGATCTTGCAGCCCTTCTAAAAGAAATGTACTCCGATTTAACTCGGGAAGGGTATACATTTTCTACAATTTCAAAATCAAAAAACTAG
- the tsaD gene encoding tRNA (adenosine(37)-N6)-threonylcarbamoyltransferase complex transferase subunit TsaD — MKILGIESSCDETAAAVVEDGNKILSNIVATQIPFHKMYNGVVPEIASRKHTEWILPIVKQALAEADLSLDQIDGIAATGRPGLMGSLLVGLTFAKTLAWSSGKPFIAVNHMLGHLYASHLEHDIPYPYLGLLVSGGHSIICKVNNFDDIEVLGTTIDDAPGEAFDKVAKFYNLGYPGGAVIDKLAKTGNPKAANFPMPIIHKEGHKYDVSYSGLKTAVINQIDQFWNKDFEKTPENIAAAFQTRAVKILLRPLLDASIDTGLKTIVAGGGVAANSLLREKLAEHKELKCIFPSLKFCTDNAAMIAGLGYHYLKRGDRTPFTVEASARVEGFSKKGRH, encoded by the coding sequence ATGAAAATATTAGGAATAGAAAGTTCTTGCGATGAAACTGCGGCGGCAGTCGTCGAAGACGGAAATAAGATTTTAAGCAATATCGTGGCTACACAGATTCCGTTTCACAAAATGTATAACGGTGTCGTTCCCGAAATAGCAAGCCGAAAACATACCGAGTGGATCTTGCCGATTGTAAAACAGGCCCTCGCCGAAGCCGATTTGAGCCTTGACCAAATAGACGGAATCGCCGCCACGGGAAGGCCGGGCCTTATGGGCTCTCTTTTAGTCGGACTTACCTTTGCAAAGACCCTTGCGTGGTCTTCGGGTAAGCCCTTTATCGCCGTAAACCACATGCTGGGTCACCTGTATGCAAGCCATCTGGAACACGATATACCCTATCCTTATCTGGGGCTTTTAGTTTCGGGCGGACACTCGATTATCTGCAAGGTAAATAATTTTGACGACATCGAAGTTCTGGGCACCACAATTGACGATGCGCCGGGAGAGGCCTTTGACAAGGTTGCCAAGTTTTATAATTTGGGCTACCCGGGAGGAGCCGTAATCGACAAGCTCGCCAAAACCGGAAATCCCAAGGCGGCAAACTTTCCCATGCCCATAATTCACAAAGAAGGACACAAGTACGATGTTTCCTATTCGGGTTTAAAAACCGCCGTCATAAACCAGATAGACCAATTTTGGAATAAGGATTTTGAAAAAACTCCTGAGAATATAGCGGCGGCCTTTCAAACAAGGGCAGTGAAGATTTTGCTCAGGCCGCTCTTGGATGCCTCGATAGATACGGGCTTAAAAACTATAGTCGCAGGCGGAGGCGTTGCAGCCAATTCTTTGTTGAGGGAAAAACTTGCAGAGCACAAGGAATTAAAATGCATCTTCCCTTCTCTTAAATTTTGCACGGATAACGCAGCGATGATTGCAGGCCTAGGCTATCATTACCTAAAACGCGGCGACAGAACGCCCTTTACCGTCGAAGCCTCTGCCAGAGTAGAAGGCTTCAGCAAAAAAGGCCGTCATTAA
- a CDS encoding radical SAM protein, with translation MLSFEDFDFKEYDSCTLCPKNCKVNRNKGEKGFCRETRELRLAWAGLHFGEEPPITGAGGSGTIFVTGCNLRCSFCQNYQISQEGMGRAVSLEEFVSLCFLLEKGGAENINIVTGSHAIPAIARGLKEAKLWGLKIPVVWNSSAYETEEAINLLSDCVDGWLPDLKTLNPQVSSQIFYAPDYPETATRAVLKMAEISPLKIETKDEEKYPFGKLYSGVIVRHLALPSRMADSRAVLRWFAKNLRGRALISVMTQYTPVKRIGGIKSALPFENRMLSPEEDEDLKELLLKLKIDEGFYQELVASDDWLPDFNRVQTFSSELSKPLWHWRNLT, from the coding sequence ATGCTTTCATTTGAAGATTTTGATTTTAAAGAATATGACTCATGCACTCTCTGCCCGAAAAATTGCAAGGTAAACCGCAACAAGGGCGAAAAGGGCTTTTGCCGAGAAACAAGGGAGCTTCGCCTTGCATGGGCCGGCCTCCACTTCGGGGAAGAGCCGCCTATCACTGGAGCCGGAGGCTCAGGGACAATCTTTGTTACGGGCTGCAACCTCCGCTGTTCCTTTTGCCAAAACTATCAGATATCCCAAGAAGGCATGGGAAGGGCCGTAAGCCTTGAAGAATTTGTCTCCTTGTGTTTTCTACTTGAAAAAGGGGGAGCCGAAAACATAAACATCGTTACGGGAAGCCACGCAATCCCTGCAATAGCCCGCGGCTTAAAAGAAGCAAAACTGTGGGGCTTAAAAATTCCTGTAGTTTGGAATTCTTCCGCCTATGAAACCGAAGAAGCTATAAACCTTCTTTCGGACTGCGTTGACGGCTGGCTCCCCGACTTAAAAACATTGAACCCGCAAGTCTCTTCTCAAATTTTTTATGCGCCCGACTATCCCGAAACGGCAACAAGGGCCGTCTTAAAAATGGCGGAAATCTCCCCCTTAAAAATTGAAACGAAGGATGAAGAAAAATACCCCTTCGGAAAACTATATTCGGGCGTAATAGTCCGTCACCTCGCCCTCCCATCCCGAATGGCGGACTCAAGGGCGGTCTTAAGATGGTTTGCAAAAAACTTGCGGGGCAGGGCACTCATCTCGGTGATGACCCAATACACTCCGGTTAAAAGGATCGGAGGAATAAAAAGCGCTTTGCCCTTTGAAAACCGAATGCTAAGCCCGGAAGAAGACGAGGACTTAAAAGAGCTTCTTTTAAAGCTAAAAATAGATGAAGGCTTTTACCAAGAGCTTGTCGCCTCCGATGA